In the genome of Pithys albifrons albifrons isolate INPA30051 chromosome 30, PitAlb_v1, whole genome shotgun sequence, the window TCATTCCTGGACATGTCATGCTTCATGTGCAAGGACTGTCCAGGAAGTGTTAGGGCTGCCAAAGAACAGTTTAAGACTTATAATCCAATGAGGATCGGGTCCAGCAGCTCAGGGCCTGGAGATAAGGAAGAGGTGTTCTCTGAGGCTCAAGGAgtccatagaatcacagattaatggaatcacagaatagtttgggttggaagggactttaaactcaccttgttccaacctcctgccatgggcagggacacttttcactagagcaggttgctccaggccctgtccaacctggccttggacacctgtagggaatggggcagccacaactcaGGGCAGCCTGTTCCCAGCTGGAAGGCTGAGGTGGAGCAATCCCTGCAATCTcgttgtatttttctttcatactcAGGGTTTCATCCTCCTGCACCATCACAGCCTGAGGCTGAGCaaaagctgctgctccccagggcaagCTGTGAAGCCTGAACTGAACATGTCCCAGTCTTTTCTCCCAgataacaagtgaaagggtaagaggaaatggctttaagTTTTGCcaggtttaggttgaatattgGGAAAAATTCTACCCTGTAAGAAAGGTCAGGTCCTGGTACAGGCTGCCCAGGTCAGTGCTGGAGtctccattcctggagggatttagaacatgtgtggatgtggcacttggggacatgtgttagtggtggccttggcagtgctgggttaacagttggattcaatgatcttagaggacttttccagccttaacaattccatgattccatgaaaatgTGCCAAGAGCCTGGCTAGAGAAGGGAAGCAGTGTGCTCCATGTCACTGCTTCCTCAAAAGCCTCTATCCTGGAGGAAAGGGGGAGGTTTGACTCTTGCACAGCTTGTGCCCAAGGGCCAGGTCACTccttcagctggaggagacaACCTGGTGGGGATGGCTTTCCAGACCCTGGGAGAAAAGGGGGTTAGACCTTTCCCTTGGGACAAGCAAAGCTCTGGTGCCACTGGGCTACATGGATCCAGACCTGCTAGAGCTCAGCTTCCAGTTAACAGGAATGAATACCTGGATGATAAAGGATAACGACTGGGGTCCCGtgcccctcccttccccctgtCCTCCACCCTCACTGGCAGCAATGGCTGTACTCAGAAACAGACATTTTTGGCAGCAGCCTGGCGTCGCTGCCCGCTGACAGCTGTGTTGGGTACAAAAGCATGATTGAAAGTTACCATAACCATTATAATATAGCAATATATTTCATAGTTAAAATAAACTATTATGCTTTCCCCTATCATTAAAAAAGAAGCGAGCAGTACAGAGGCAAGTTGCAAACCCAGGTCAAAGCTCCTTAAGTCTGGACAGAACTGTCTGTGAGTTTCCAGAGGGGATGTGGCATTTTTCCGGTATTTCTAGGATGTTTCCTTGCAGGTGGTGCAGGAAGGAGAGTCGTGgagctaaaaaaaacccccaaggcTGTGTCAAAAACTGGACTGGCTTGGTTAGGTGGGTCCTGGATGGGTATCAGGGACTGGTCCCAATTGGAGCAGGGGTCAGATGcttcccagctgcaggaggtTGGCATCTCTCTGTAATCAGAACTTGCAGTCTTGCTCTTGTGCTTTTCCTCCACCTTGGTCACTGATCCCAGCTCTTCTCTCTGTTTGTCCAGATGCCGTTCAGGGCATCCAAAGGGATGATCTCAGGTGTGCAGACAGCACTGGCTGGGGAGCATTTACTGGAGCCAGTTACTGGAGCCCTGCCAGCTGAGGCTGCTGGTGACCgagagctgctggcagggagcagggcagaggctTTGAGTGGGCACTCCAGGCTGGAATGCACTGATGGCTTCCCCCCATGCCTGCCCTCACTGTTGCCTTGGGGTGGTTCTGCCGTCCTGGCAGCCCAGCTGGAGGGGGTGATAAGTCTCAGTGCTGGCCTTAGTGGAGTCTGGTGCCAAGGGCAACGGGTCAGGGCTACTGGCACCAGTGCTGAAGCACTGGCATGTGTGTGGGTGAAATACTGGGGTGCAGGAGGTGGGGTGCAGGGTGGGGATGGTTCATGGGCTGcaaggggtggggtggggtctctgggggttgGCATGGGAGTTCAGGGGTGTGGGAGGGGAAGTGCAGAGGTGGGTGGGatgcagggggtgggatggggataTAAGCATGTGCAGGGTGCATGAGTGTGGGATGAAGGTGCAAGGATGCAGGGGTGGGTGGGATGCAGGGTGTGGGATAAGGGTGCAGGGGTGGGTGGGATGCAGGGTGCAAAGTGCAGGGCATAGGGTGCAGACCCAGGGCTGCCAGGTCCCAGGCAGAAGAGTTGTTGGGGTGCAGGTTGTGCTGATGTGAGGCCAGGGGATTCAGGgtgtggggtgtgcagggatccaccaccccagccctgctgaaatCCTGTGACAGcaacagctctgccccaggacAAGGGTCTCTTACTTCAGGTGCAACCCCAGTGCTCTTGCCGTGgtcctttccctctccagcacctcaagtCCTGTGAGCTGACATGTGCTCTTGTCTCACTCGGTTAGTTTTCCCAGACTTGATCATGAGCCTGAAGGGAGATCCCTAGGTTCCTGCTGGCAATATTGATCTTTGAACATCAATACTTCCTCTGGCTCTCTGACACTCCAGGTCACATTTCTGCATCTCACCCTGCGGACAGCCCCATTCCATAGGCAGATTTCTTTTATCTGAGGCTCAGGAAGCATTTTTCTTCACTGGCTGCCTGCAGGCCagagaaaatgctgcatttcaggCTCTTTCTCAGAATTTGTAGCTTTTTCTCCATTGTTATGCTAGAAACCTCTCGACAGAGATGGGCAGGAGTGTCTGCTGGGCAAGATGAACTGGGGGCACCCATAGGCACACGGGGAGCAGCGGCAGCCAGGCTAAGAATAGACGGActcccagccatcccaggagATCAATGACACTAATCACAAGAGCTTGGAAGAGCAGCTTGTTCCCAGAAGCTCAGTATCCCGCGCCAGACAAGGACCAGCAGTGATGGCCATGTGCCTTCCTGCAGGCGATGGGGATGACCATGCTTGCTCCCCTGCTACCAACatctctgcagcaccaggagctcATTTCACAGCACTCCTGCTTGTTGCCTTgcagccttcctcctcctcctcctcctcctggggcCGGCAGGCTGGCAGAACTCCTCACTAACTactgcttgttttctgtgtaaCTCTAATTGCAGGGCACAACGAATATAACCACCTCACACCACTGGCAGCAAAGAAATTCCTCAGCGTTGGGTGTGGGGAGGTGGTGGTGTGGGAGGGTGGTGTGTCTCTGCCCCTACGTGTGCACAAAATCCAGCGTTATTTATGGAAGGGGAAAAGTTACAAAGGACAACATTACAGGCTGAGTATACCTGGAGTAACACAGTGACTTTGATTACAATTACTGACACTGCTGGGTGAGGTGTAATTAATAGCACAGAGTAATTACATGGTTCCttcatctgtttaaaaatatataaatattctcTGCTGAGTTTCCATGGAAAGCAGTGAACACCAGCCCCAGAATCAGAGCCCTGCATGGCTCCATGCAAGGACCTGGCAAAGCCAGAACACGACACTGGAGCAGAACTGAGGAgcaaaaaggaggaaatggtgaaagcaaaaaggaggaaatggtgaaagcagaactgaaagCAGCTGGTTCCAGAAGCAGCCAAGTGATGCCCAGGGGTACCTCAGGGAGCTGAACacaagcaaaaattaaaatggagcTGCACTTTGGCAGGTATGGGCAACACTGCCATCACCGAGATGGTGCCAGAGGGTGCTACTGTTCCCCACCAAACCCAGCAGAAGTGGCATAAAGGCGATGGGCTTTGTTTTAAACAGATGAAGCACCCACCCCTGCTACCATATCACTTGCCAGTGAGCTCCTGCTTGGCCCCGGTGGATCCGACACTGCCAGCTGGGCTTGAGTGTGGATGTTCCTGATACAAGTGGAGATGGTTGGAGCTGATGGAGTGTTTCATCCAGCACTTCTAAGGCTGCTGCAAAGAGCCCACTGGCTTCTCAAAATGCTGGGGGGCTCCCAGCAGGCGCTGATGTGAGCACCTGGAGACCCtctggtgccagggctggcccGCCAGCCCCATCACTGGCCACCAGGGCATTGGCTGGAGGCAGCCCTGCATGGTCCCACACGCTGTAGGCACTGCTTTTCCAACTCTGGCACGTGTCTCCAGGCAGGATATGACACtgaggagcagaaagaaaagtccCTTGTTCTTCCCCAGACGGAAAACACAGCTCCAGAGAACCCCCCAGGCAGGTTACAGCCTGAAACTGTCACCCAGCTGGCAATGTGAGGGGGGTTCTTGTGGGTCCTGGCAAAGATATGGGATGGAGCATGGGCAGCGTTGGTCAGAGCCTGTGTAAGGACCCCTCACATTGGCATCTGCCTGGCGGGGCTTGGCAATGGTGAGAGGGGAGTGCCCCACAGAGAAAATCTCTCCCTCTGGTGTCTCCGTTGCTTCAGTGCTTCTGacttggtgttttgttttgttttcaaatgtgaAGACCTGAGATTGAGCGTGGGTTTCCTGTCTGCCACCAGACgccacagcacaggctggccCGAGGCGTCACCTCCCGTCCCCTTTCCTTCACCACGTGTAGAGGCACCTGAACAGGGATGCAATTCCCGATACCAAGGCGTTGGCAAAGCTCTAAGCATTGCTCGGCACTGCTGGTCCCACCGGCTCTGGCTGAAGGGTCCTGCAGCGGTTCAAGGACCAGAAGAAAGTGCACGGAGACCTCGTGAACTGTGTGGAAATGCTTCCCCTGTCCacagggggctgaggggctgcgTTTTAGCAGCTGCTTGAGCTTGTGTAAGGGGTGGGGAAGGAGGTGGAGCTGACCCCAATGGGGCTTTCAGAGAGAGGCGTTTGGGGGGTGCCCACTGGCACTCCGACCCCCCGCGCCTCCAGGACAGCCGTGAGCaggcgctgctgctgctggcgcAGCATGTCGGCCatcagcaggggcagggagttgaagctggcactgagctgctccagcttggaTTCCAGGCCACTGATCTGCTTCTCCAGGTCCTCGCTGCGGTCATTGAGCTCAGTGATGAGGTCATACATCACGTTCTGCATCTGGGGAGAAGACATAGGGGACAGCAGAGGAGTTAGTAGCATGGCTGGAGGGGTTAAGTGCCACTGCTGCCCTTTAGCCTGAGAGCTCCAACGCTTCTGTGACCATCCCTAGACATCAAAGCAAGGAAACTCTGTCCCCCTGTGTTGCTGAGCCTTGCAAAAGGGGGTACAAGAAGCCCCCAGCTCACGTATATGTTTCTCTTCCTGCCTTGCAAGGGCAGCCATCCCACAGCAGCTATTCCTGTCTGGTATCTACTGAGTTGGAGCATATTGTGGTCAGCCAGATCTGCTTTAGTTTTCTGAGTGAAGAGAAACACTTGGGTAGTCTGGCTGAGCCACAAGGGCCCTGTGGGACTTGCCTTTGAGAGGTCAACAAGGGTGTTGGCTTGGTCACTCAGCTTCCTCTGCTCCATCTTCACGCTCCGCAACCTGGGGAGAAGCAAAGAGATTTATGGCTGCACACCCCGCCCCAGTTTCaaactgcagctggagagctgcCTGCAATCTAGGCAATGGAAAACTGTCCCCACACCCCTGCCAGGGACAGAACCCCAGTTCATCTGGGGCTCAAcatgcccccagccctgtgtgtggcCCCTTACTGGTGAATGGCTTGTAGGAACTTCCTCTGGTGCTTCCTGACTTTAGCATGGTCGATCTTCTTCAGCAGCTTGGTGTGCTTGTAGATGAGCCACGTTTCCCGCAGAACATTGGCTGCTGCATTCTTGATCTGCAAAAGAAGAGCTGGCTGCAGGTCACCAGACCCCAGCATGTGGGATTTGACAAAGACACTGGTCTGGCTCTGCCATGAACTGGTGTTGCAAGAGAACTTGACTGGCCCCAGCTGGAGCGAGGTGCTGAGCCTCACAAGGGATGATGGGCAGCTCAAGCAGGAGTAAGGACAGGCAGAACTCTTGGCACCCTCATCACTGTCCTACTCTGCACTGATGCTTTGGCACTGGGCTCCTTGCCTGCATGGGAAATTGTACCCTAAgcttcaaggaaaagaaaaaatcccagaGTTTTTCTTGATTCCTTCATCCATCTGTCACTCTTGGCAGGTCCTGGTCAGGCTGCCGGCACTGGGATGTGACTTCCGTAGGCTCCCAAGCTAAACcgcagctctgctgctcactCCAGGAGGAACTGGCTGCTGTCTGCCTGGCATGGAGCCTGCAGATCCATATCCATGGCCAGAGGAGGGGGCTGACCAGCTGTTTGTTTTTCCGGCTCGGTCACACTGAGGTCCTGACTATCCCTGGGCCGTCAGGGCTCTGGCCAGCATGTGGCTCTGCCTGGGGCTCTGTTCTCTGTGGCAAAGCAGGTGCCATAGTCACATCCTGCCCCTGGGAGGTCACCCTTTAAAGAGCTGTGCTGATGCTCATTTTGTCACCATCCCTTCTAAAAAATATTCCAGCACGCAGAGCCCATTACATCATATGCCACTGTTGGTTTGCTGATGCTTTGCCATGATAAGGCTACTGAGACCAGAGACCTCCTGCAGTCCCCATGTGCTGCCAGGGATGTGACACCAGACCCTGGCAAGACAGTGACTCCGTGGAGCCCCCCTGCAGGCCATAGGTCCCTCCTCAGGGATGGAAACAACAGAAGCCTCACAGTGTGGCTCTTATCTGCAGTGAGCGCCAAATTACCAAAAACCAGTTGTCCTCCTGACACCAAGAGAAGTGAGATCATGCTCTGCAAAAGAAGGGGTCTATCCTCCCAGAAGGCAAAAAATGAgactttttctctctgaggtGTGGCTGCTCATCCTGTATTGTCTGAATCCCCAGATCAAAGCTGATGTTTGTTTCCAGTGTGACACCTGCACCTGTCCTGCATCAATGGCACTTGGACAACTTCTTCTACTATGGTGCCCACAGGACACACACCTAGAGATGTTGGCACCTTCCTCCTGCCATGGCATCCCAAATCCCCAGCTCTTGGCACATGACAAggccccctgctcctgctgccccccacgCCACCTTACCCGCTTTGTCAGCTGTGTGTCCATCATGAAGTTGTGGACGTGCTTCTCAGCTTTGGTGAGCTCCAGCTTCCTggccaccacagccaccaccaGTGCTGTGCAGCCAGCACCCTGTGCAGGGAGATCAGTTGGGGAAATGGTTTGTCATCCTTTGTAACAGCAGCACTTACACCCTCACCCTTGCAATCCCCTAATTAACTACAGCTATGTGCCCTCCTCATTATTCTAACAAGGAGGTGTCACAGAGCCTGGGTGTCCTTGAGTGGCTGACAGTGGGCTGGGTAATTAACAGGAGAGGCCAGGGCAAGAGACAAGGTCAGTGGTGAGCCTGTGCCACCACAGGCCAGGACTCTTCCCTGTGCTGAAGCCCTGTAGGATGGGGAGCCCCCCACTCCCAAGAGGGGTACACGGCAGGAGAGGGGTTTGGGAAGCACCAGGCAATCTGGgtgagagcagggaaggggcccTAAATCAGGACCCCTCAAATCACCATGTCTCCCCAAAGCACCAGCTGGGAGCTCATTTTTCGTGGTCACCTGGGCCAGATCTGTGCACAAGCCATCATATCCAGTTCACATTTGTCTCTGGAAAGCCAAGGGGCTCTTTCCAGAgcctccctgctgtgctcctgagctctgcccacTGCTGCCTGCACCAGCTGAGTCTCTCCCCACCAGCAGACCCATGCCAGCCTGGCAAATGCTCcttaatttaataaagagtCATTAATTAACATGGTGCCCTGAGCTGAATCCTTCCACATCTTCAAAGGTCTCGCTGTACACTCTCAGCTTCCGTCACTTCTCTTTTCCTGGAGAGGTGACCACACCCGGTTTTGTCGCTTGGGAAACCCAGTagagcccccagccccagtggGCATGGGGTCCCCACTCCCAGTGGCtgagggggctgtgctgggggtgggggaCACTTTGCCAGCTGGTACCTCACTTCAGACTAATCACTGGCTGGGGGAGAGCTTTGAGAGGCCACAGCACCAGGACCCTGAGAATCACTGCATCGTCCCCATCCATAGAGATACTCTCCCTTCCTTGGCTCCCACCAATAGCACCAGCCTTGATGGTGTCCAACCTCATCTGAGACGAATCAAAGACTTGCAGacaatataaaattaataccCGTGGGTGGGTAGAGCCACCCTGGCTGATGGGTCCCATGGGGTGCCAGCTCAGGCTGCCCTAGCTGCGAGTAGGGCCAGCTCCAACCCCAGGCCCTGCAGCTAAGGCAGTGAGGAACGGGGGCACTGGGTGCTCAGATGGATCCGTGGAGAAGCCACAACCCCAGGGCCTCCAGCCACTCCTttggcagccctggctggaaAGTCCAGTGAGCTGGGAGACCTCATGGGTGCCTCAGAGCAGGCGTGCCAGAGGCCCAGGAGGACAGTGGTTTTTTGGCCAGAAGGAAGAGAAGCCATGGCAGAGCAGTGATGCTGGCAGGGATTGAAGGGATTCCAGCTGATTTCAGCTCTTGGCAGGAGCCAGCAGCATTTGGAATCACTCTGAGTGGTGTGGACCAGGATGGCTCAAGCACCCCTCTTCTCCCTGGGGACATCACTGGCCCTACTGTTGGTGTTTCCCTGCACGCTTACTGAAGGCAGGTCCAAATCCACCCCAAATTCACCAGCTAGGACAGCTCCATCAGCTTCCAGGCTGGGAGGCCTCAGAGCTGAAGCCATTATGTCTTGTACATGGATGAAACGGCTGGGAAATGGGTCCTTGTAAAATCCAGTGGCCCCACTGCTGTGATGGGGACAGGCAGAGCCCACGGGACTGGCAGCCAGTGTGGCATGGCCCTTACCATGATGCCAGTGAGCAGGCAGACTCCCTTCCCACAGTAGGTGTGTGGGACCATGTCACCATAGCCAATGGAGAGGAAGGTGATGGAGATGAGCCACATGGCACCCAGGAAGTTGCTGGTTACATCCTGCTGGTCATGGTACCTGCCAAGGAGACATGAacatcagtgtcacagcaggggacagggatggatgCAGGAGAAATGGGGGCACCTGGGTACAGTGGCACCTCTggcatgggctgtgctggggttcAGGATTAACAACACAGCAGGATGTCCCATAACAGCCGTGATTGCACAACTTCTGGAACAGGAAAACCCATATGGacaaaatcagaacaaaacctcAATGGAAAGGGTTTCTGTTTTCAGTCAGACCTGTCACCACATCCCCGtcctgctccctgtgtccccagtgtcATGTGGTGCTGATGGGAGAAAcagctgtggctctgcaaaGCCTTTGACTGCAGCAGCCACCGCTGGCACCCGTCCCTGCATCCCCCGGTGCTGCAGTCcgggctgtgccaccccagggcactgccatcAACAGCCCTACCACGATAGCCAGGAATGGATCCTCCTGCGCCTGTGGCATCCacttggctctcaggtgctgcGGGGCAGCGGCTCACATGGCACACGTGGAGTGGCAGCAGCTTCAGGGATGCTGTGAACTGTCCAGGTCATGTCCCTGCTGAGCTGTGAGGTCAGCAATGACTCCAGCTGTCCAGGCtgttgctgcagctcctccagcaaaCATGCAATCAGGGCCCAGCCGCCTCCGGCTCCCGGCGCTGGCGCAAGCCTGGCCAAGCCATGCAGGTAACACATCCTGGGGGATGCAGTGTTGActcctggcagcagagcagggcctggCCCAGTCTGCAGAAGGACTTGgcccagagccctgggcaggggcaagGAGCCCCTTTGTCCCACCATGGACAGGATGGttgctctcctgcctccccagcAAGGCTTCTCCCAGCCTCTTCATGGAACCACGAGAAGCAAAACAGATGGAGCTTTTGgcaatcccagctcccagctcatTGCTCCCAGAGCAGTTGGGTTTTCTCctgttctgaaatgtttttcccTCAAGTAACTGGAGACTCAAATGAGATCCTGGTGAAGGAAAAAGCACCCTCAGCCATGGCGAAAGTTGCTCTGGGCAGAGATGGCCAGCGGAGCTACAGCCCATAACCACAGTGGGGCTCCCCAAAGTTCCAGTGCCAGCAGTGGCACACACCCCCTATCCAGGTCAGTGTATTCCCCTGAAAAGACCTGAGCCCAGCTCATCACACAGGATGGAATCTCTTGAGGAGACGACCCTGAGAGCATCAGGCTGGACAAGGGGGTTACAGCCTTCCCTTCTGAGCAGTGCTTTGGGCAGAAGGAGCTGATaaaccagaggggctggcaTGCACCACGGCTCATGCAAAGGACTGCTGCAATCAGTCCGACCTCAGCACAGCTCTTCATTGTCCCCTCGCCCGCCTGCCCTCACTAAGGCCACAGCCACCCCATCACTGGCTGACACGAGCATCACCCCGTTCCCGCACCACGCCAGCACTACCTCGGCTGAAAAGACCCCATCGCTTTGGGCAGCCCCGGCCGGTGCTCGGGGCTGGCTGCACCCTGGCCCCGGGGGTGGGCTGGCTGCACGAACAGGCACACGTGCGAGCACACGTGCGCGCCGTCGGCGGGCAGTCCCGGCAGCGCTGGCGGCACCGCAGGCACCGCAGGCGGCTGTGTGCGGTGGCCAGGCGAGCGGGCGAGGTTGCTAAGCGACTCGCTGCCTTCGGAGAGCTGCGGCCCCCCGGCGTGCACGGGAGGATGCTGCACCCACAAGCAGTGG includes:
- the KCNN3 gene encoding small conductance calcium-activated potassium channel protein 3 isoform X2: MFSLALKCLISLSTIILLGLIIAYHTREVQLFVIDNGADDWRIAMTYERILYISLEMLVCAIHPIPGEYKFFWTARLAFSYTPSRAEADVDIILSIPMFLRLYLIARVMLLHSKLFTDASSRSIGALNKINFNTRFVMKTLMTICPGTVLLVFSISLWIIAAWTVRVCERYHDQQDVTSNFLGAMWLISITFLSIGYGDMVPHTYCGKGVCLLTGIMGAGCTALVVAVVARKLELTKAEKHVHNFMMDTQLTKRIKNAAANVLRETWLIYKHTKLLKKIDHAKVRKHQRKFLQAIHQLRSVKMEQRKLSDQANTLVDLSKMQNVMYDLITELNDRSEDLEKQISGLESKLEQLSASFNSLPLLMADMLRQQQQRLLTAVLEARGVGVPVGTPQTPLSESPIGVSSTSFPTPYTSSSSC